Below is a window of Desulfurococcus amylolyticus Z-533 DNA.
ATAGCTGTTTTCAAATATCTTTTCATTTATCCTCTTTAACTGGCCGGTGGGCTGATGGAAGTGAAGTGCAAATATGAAGTTTACCTTTGACATATATACCACCTACTCGATTATTTCCAAGAGCAGTTTCTTAAGTGTTGAGATAAGCTCGCTATATGAAATAATGTTTTCACGTAGCCTCCTCAATTCTTCTACAACGTCTCCAAGACCAAATATGTTAAGTAGCCATGCATCGATGTCCCCTTTGTTGAAGTGATATAGAAGTGATTCGGGCGGCACTTTCTCGATCACCTCGATGAATTCCCTTATAGAGTGAGCTACTAAACCAGTGTGCTCACCGGTTGGCAGTGTGAAGTGGAATGCCTTGTTATCCGGTAATACTAGTCTACCAAGTACACTCTTTCTATTCGCCTCGATTTCACGCCTCACCGCTTCAACAAGGACTCCCAAGGCCTCCATGAATAACCCGTATGCTATATTGGCGTTCTTGTATGGTGAGAAATATGAGTGAACCTCGCCAATTGACCCAAACTTGGTAGCCATATAGTAAACATGATCGCTTATCGTGAGCAGCTTCCACAGCCTCGTGATCTCAGGCTTGTTCACAGCTTTTATAAACGGCCTGATAGCTGCAAGCGCATTATATGCTTCACGCTGTATCTCGTTTCCCAGCCAAGCACTTAAATCCCTTTCATCAGCCCAGCTTATAGAGGACCATGGAGGTACATCTATCACGTCTCTAACCGGGTATCTCTCAACTACTTCACCAGGTGTTGAGAAGTAGAGGTGCCCGTACTTCAATACTTCACCAGGCAACCACCTAAGAAACTCGTGTATACCTGTCTCAGGCCAGTGATGCTCTCCGAAGGTTTCATAGTCTACGGCGATGAATATTACATCGCCCGGTGTGGAGGCCAGCCACGAAGCATACTTGTCGGCGGTCAATGGATATTGATCCCATTTCCTATCACTGAACCTGAAGCCGACATCATCGCTTAGCCTGTAGTTCCTTGTTAAAACCCTTATATTACATCCAAAAGCCTTATATACGTAGTTAGGGCTTCTCCACCCGAGAACCCGGTCCACGCCCTCCGTTAACACTGCCTTATAGCCCTCGGAGTCGAAGAGGCAGGCTATATCGTTGTTATATGTGAACTCTGTGTTCTCGATTGAAACAGGCTTGAAGCCTATAGTCTCCTCAATTATCCTTCTGTGTTCACGTATCTGTTCTCTGAGTTCTTCAAACCCATAGTAGGGTAGGAATGCCGCCATGCTGTGGTAGTATGTCTGCTCAATGAATTCAATCCTACCCGTCTCAGCTAGTTTCCTGAATAAATCAACTACATCAGGCCTCCACTTCTCAGCCTGCTCTATGAATACACCGCTTATGCTGAAGCTGGCCTTGAACTCCTTAGAAGTATCCATGTATCTCTTCACGTTCTCAAGTATTATCTGTGTAGCAGGTACATAGCATCTATGGGCTGCTCTCTCAATAACAAGCCTGTTAAGCTCGTTATCGAAGACTGTGTCCTCGAGATCTTTTAACTCAAGTCTACCGCTCAATGCTTTTTCAAGCAGTATTGAGTGAAGATTTCTCCTTAACCTATATGGTTGATGGACCTCGAACATTAAGACTATATCGGTCAAATAATCCACCCCCTATAGATCCTGCTTGCTTCATATAAGCCGGCTATAGGTATGGAGACCCAGTTGGGCCTATAGAGGGACTCATAGTAGACCTCGTAAACAGCCCTCTCAATGATCCATGGGTAAAGGAGCCTCCCTATCTCGGAGACCATTTTATCCCTAGGTACTCCAAGTAGTTTACTTGAGTCGATATCCATTGAGTAGGAGTAAACCATTGCCTTTACATGGTTAAGCCTCCACTTAGTAGAAGGATCATCCTCGATCATTAAACGTGAAACCTCATCCTGGCTTCTACCACTGTAATGCATTATCGCGGCGTGTGAGAGATAGTGGAAGCTCCTTATCATCGACGCCACATCCCTTGTCACAGGCTCCTTTGACAGTCTCTCCTCGATACTCCTACCAGGCTCCCCCTCGAAGTCAACTATGATGAAGTCCTCCGCTATGTTTTTAACATATATCATCTGCCCAAGATGCAAGTCTTGATGTATCCTAGCCTTCAATAAACCATTGTAGACCTCAAGCAGTGATATGGCATCCTCCACTATGTCCCGGGCCTTCTCAAGCATGCCACGCCAGTAATCCAGTTCCCCTGTATTTATCTCATCCAATCTCTTCAGGCTTCCTGAGTACATTTTCTCGATGCGTGAACACCACTGTTTAATATCACTACTTGAAGCCGGCTCAACGCTGAAGAAGCCTTCACTATCCTTATTCAAGGCTTTGTGAAGACCTGAAATAATAATACCGAGCTTCGAGGCGAGCCCGAGCCTAGACCCACGAACCTTACTACCCAAGTACTCTAATAATGCGTTGTAGAAGGGATAGCCGCCATCACCGGCCCCCTCTACATACCTTGAAAGTACACCGGTGGTCATATCCTTATACTTCAAGAACGCAATAATCTCGGGGATGTGAGCGTACTTCTCTTCAGTAAGTTTCCTCAACATCTGTGCCTCAATGTTGACCACCGGTATTACTCTATAGCTTTTTAAAACAAGCTTGCCGCCATTTTCCGCCTCATATAGGGTAACCGAGTTCGTTGACTCAAACGTGAGGGGTTTAGCCTTAACTATCTTGGGTAGCTTATTCGACCTGTGATACTCTATCGAGACACCTTGAATCATACTTATGAGGTCCATGTAGGAGGAAAGATACTCTGCCTCTACATAACATTCATTATCGAGACAGAATCCACGTGACTCCAAACCCCCTGGCAGATCACTGACTTTCGCCAGGGGTAAGTGAAAAAATATGTCTCCTGATCTAAAAAATAATAGCAATACGTTACCGTAGTTTACCTCGTCCACGACCTCTACATTTACCCTGGTATTCTTCCAGGGCCACCACCTGGCCTGGGGAAGATAGCTGCCTATGATGTGCTCGAATAGCTTATCCATTTTAAACGCCTATTCTAACCCTCTATGGTTTTCAATATCATGGATAAATATTCTCTCAAGTCATCCACGTTTTTAACAATGTTGTTTTCGAGTAGATAGACCAAATACTCGTCACCAATAGATGTCTTAACCCATTCAATAAGGTATTTCCTCACATGTTCATCCAGTATCTTTTTATCTACAAGTTCATTCTCTATTATAGCTAGTAACTGCCTGTAGTTCTTGAAGCTCAGGGGCACTATATTGCCGCTAAATGGATCGGTCACTATGTAGGGGGAGGCCTCTTTTCTTGATTTAACTACTTCAAGCGCTTTCTTGAACTTTACCCCTACCGGTGTAAGTAAGTATAATCCATCCCTGGATTCAACAAGGCCTTTTTCCTCGAGTTCCCTGAGGTATCTTTTAATAGTTCTAGGCGAGATACCCATCCTGGATGCAAGCTCGTGAATCGTGACCCCTTTCTCATCTATGAATTCCACTAGTTTAATATTTTCACCCATATATTTCGCCTAAAAATTATCTAACTTTCCCTAAATATATAAACCTGTATCAATATTCCGCTAGTAACAGTTTTTCCTTGTCTAAAAATCTTATTGATATAATCATTGAAATAAGTGAAGCAAGTAAGAGTACGGTGAGGCTTACTGCAACCATTAACATCCTACCATATATATACCCCTGTATCACCAGAATGCTGTGAGTGTAGGGTATAAGCATTAAGGGATATAGTATCGATGCTGGGAGCTTAGGGAAGTCAATCATCCAGCCAACTATGAAGAATATCACTCCAAGCGATGTCACGATCCCAGCTATATTACTGGCGCTCCTCAACCCCCGTGTCCTAGCTATGAAGGGTGTTGCAATCGATATTGATACCAGTATTGTTAGGAAGGTTGTAGCTATATGTAGGAATATCAGCACTGGATCCATTACTATGAATATGCTGCCGCCGAGAGCCATTATCAATAGGATGAAGTACGCTAGTATCCCACCTAGATCCGCTAGAGATGCAAGTACTCCGAGAAATGACGCCACCAACAGCTTCGAGGAGAATATTTCGGTGATGGATGCCGGGCTGGTTAGTAGCATTTCAATAGTCTTCCTCTCCCGCTCCCCAATTATCCCATCAATCACGTATGATGAAGCCGGGGTTACAACGAATGCGAAGCTTAACACTAGTAGGCGGGCTATAATACTCTTCAATTCCTCTTCAGCCCCCACTGTTGAACCTATAGGTGATACAAGCGTTACTGTTCCAACTACAACGGGGTCTCTCAGTGCATTAACATCAAAGGTTTCCAAACCTGCTAGCTTAGCAAGGGAGTCGAGTTTCTCTCTTGAAAGCTGTGAGGATAAGTAGCCTAT
It encodes the following:
- a CDS encoding glycoside hydrolase family 57 protein, with the translated sequence MTDIVLMFEVHQPYRLRRNLHSILLEKALSGRLELKDLEDTVFDNELNRLVIERAAHRCYVPATQIILENVKRYMDTSKEFKASFSISGVFIEQAEKWRPDVVDLFRKLAETGRIEFIEQTYYHSMAAFLPYYGFEELREQIREHRRIIEETIGFKPVSIENTEFTYNNDIACLFDSEGYKAVLTEGVDRVLGWRSPNYVYKAFGCNIRVLTRNYRLSDDVGFRFSDRKWDQYPLTADKYASWLASTPGDVIFIAVDYETFGEHHWPETGIHEFLRWLPGEVLKYGHLYFSTPGEVVERYPVRDVIDVPPWSSISWADERDLSAWLGNEIQREAYNALAAIRPFIKAVNKPEITRLWKLLTISDHVYYMATKFGSIGEVHSYFSPYKNANIAYGLFMEALGVLVEAVRREIEANRKSVLGRLVLPDNKAFHFTLPTGEHTGLVAHSIREFIEVIEKVPPESLLYHFNKGDIDAWLLNIFGLGDVVEELRRLRENIISYSELISTLKKLLLEIIE
- a CDS encoding alpha-amylase, giving the protein MDKLFEHIIGSYLPQARWWPWKNTRVNVEVVDEVNYGNVLLLFFRSGDIFFHLPLAKVSDLPGGLESRGFCLDNECYVEAEYLSSYMDLISMIQGVSIEYHRSNKLPKIVKAKPLTFESTNSVTLYEAENGGKLVLKSYRVIPVVNIEAQMLRKLTEEKYAHIPEIIAFLKYKDMTTGVLSRYVEGAGDGGYPFYNALLEYLGSKVRGSRLGLASKLGIIISGLHKALNKDSEGFFSVEPASSSDIKQWCSRIEKMYSGSLKRLDEINTGELDYWRGMLEKARDIVEDAISLLEVYNGLLKARIHQDLHLGQMIYVKNIAEDFIIVDFEGEPGRSIEERLSKEPVTRDVASMIRSFHYLSHAAIMHYSGRSQDEVSRLMIEDDPSTKWRLNHVKAMVYSYSMDIDSSKLLGVPRDKMVSEIGRLLYPWIIERAVYEVYYESLYRPNWVSIPIAGLYEASRIYRGWII
- a CDS encoding winged helix-turn-helix transcriptional regulator, whose product is MGENIKLVEFIDEKGVTIHELASRMGISPRTIKRYLRELEEKGLVESRDGLYLLTPVGVKFKKALEVVKSRKEASPYIVTDPFSGNIVPLSFKNYRQLLAIIENELVDKKILDEHVRKYLIEWVKTSIGDEYLVYLLENNIVKNVDDLREYLSMILKTIEG
- a CDS encoding ABC transporter permease, with protein sequence MMRNEMIKVILWKELKELSRDKKTLLTTFLLPLISLPLIGLLTFTLMTQQPVNIAVIDEDSTSYTSPVLNITVSSSKLVEDVREYLARSGLNVYQYSNREYALRNSSIDLIIIIPKGFSENATSIDRVASIEIIRRANVRAAEQAEGLVRGYIGYLSSQLSREKLDSLAKLAGLETFDVNALRDPVVVGTVTLVSPIGSTVGAEEELKSIIARLLVLSFAFVVTPASSYVIDGIIGERERKTIEMLLTSPASITEIFSSKLLVASFLGVLASLADLGGILAYFILLIMALGGSIFIVMDPVLIFLHIATTFLTILVSISIATPFIARTRGLRSASNIAGIVTSLGVIFFIVGWMIDFPKLPASILYPLMLIPYTHSILVIQGYIYGRMLMVAVSLTVLLLASLISMIISIRFLDKEKLLLAEY